The DNA window GCCCGATAGATACTGCTTTTCTGTGGTTTGCCGAGGACGATAGTGGCTGCTTTTTTGCGGGTGGAGTGCAGCGCTGCCTGGAGCCCGGCAGGACCTGCACCGACTATTACGACGTCGATAATTTCATTAGTCATGGTTTGTTCTCGTATAGGGAATAGTTATGGTGGAGTCCACCAGATATGGTTTCATTAGCAACTGATTAATAGTTATACACAACGACATAAGTTTGCCAATCGTTGGCGAACCGCAGCATATCGAACAAGGTGTCAATCGTCCGATGTCTTGTTTGAGGACAATGTCGAATGTCGAAGTAACACCTTCATAATTCTGCGGTTCCTTATTCGATATTCGATATTGAAAATAAGTCTAAGCACAATTTTTTATGACGCTCTGTATAATTATGTCTGAAAATAAAAAAGAACGGCTGGCGCTTCCACCAAACCGTTCTTTTCAAAATAGTTCTATGAATTCAGAAAATCAAGTAATGATCATTATAAATCACGAACGATCCGGAAACCGGTCGCGCCATTCTTGGTTGTGGATGGGGCAACTATCCCTCCCCTGTGTGCTGAACGACATTCCTGTGATTCATCTCCAAAATTGCCACCCCGTATAGCCTTGAAAGATCCAGAGCCAGGACCGGTCGGGTTAAGAACCGGATCTGTTCCGAGATTAGACACAAACCAGTCATTAGTTAATTCAGCAAGGTTTCCATGCATGTCGTAGATACCCCATGCATTGGAAACACCTGCGCTTGCAACAGTTTTTTTCACATTGCCGGAATTGTAACCGTACCAACCAATTTGAACCAAAACAGGATCAGGGGCACCAGACCCTGTGACTGTAATCTCACCATTGGCAAATGCAGTAGTTGAACCAGCACGGGCTGCATACTCCCACTCAGCTTCCGTAGGCAACCTGAATATCCCCCAACCTTGTATATTTAATGTTGTCAATAAACCGGCAGCCTCATCCCATGTAATATTTTCCACAGGAAAACCATCCCCCGCATTATCAAGTGAAGGGGCCGTCATCGCTATATCCTGCCATTGTTTTTGTGTCACCTCTGTGGCTGTAATAAAAAATGGTGTGGTCAAAGTCACCTGATGCTCATACTCATCAAAAGAATCATGTCCAAGCTCACCAACAGGACTACCCATGGTATAGACTCCTGCGGGGACCAGTACAAACTCGAAACCATACGGATTAGGGATGGCAACAATCTCAGTTGACTCATCGCTTTCACCGGCAGAGTTAACCGCGGTCACCACGAGATAATAAGGCGTGCCATTAGTCAGACTGCTCAATATATACGGACTTGTCACAACGTTAACTGAGTTAAGTGTGGATTTGGAGACGCCGGCAGTTGTGTCGTAATAAACATTATATGAAGTAGCGCCGGTCACCGCAGTCCATAGAAGAGCAACCTGGAAATTACCGGCCGCCCGGGTAAATCCGGTGGGCGCGGAAAGAGGAGCGGCGGACACTTGGCTTGAACTGAGACTTTCACCACCGCTGTTAACTGCGGTAACAACAAAATAATAGGGGGTCCCGTTGGTAAGTCCAGTCCTTGTAGTCGGACTCGTTACCCCGGAAACCATAGTACCACTGGCCTTTGATGCAAAATTATCCCTGGTGACCCCGGCTTCGGTGGCCTGGTACAGATTATACGAGGTGGCACCGGAAACCGCATTCCAACTGACGGTGACCTGGCCGTCAGCCCAGGATATCTGCACATTTGACGGCACAGCTAAAGGGGTCGTTAAAACCTCGCTTGAGCTTAGGCTTTCACCGCCGCTGTTAACTGCGGTGACAACAAAGTAATAGGTAGTTCCGGCGACGAGTCCAGTTCTGGCAATGGGACTCGTTACCCCGGAGACCTTTGTGCCTCCGGCTTTTGATGCATAATTATCCTTGGTGACCCCGGTTGTCGTGGCCTGATACAGATTATACGAAGTCGCGCCGGTGACTGCATCCCAGCTGACGGTGATCTGGTCGTCGACCCAGGTGATCTGCAGACCGGTGGGCGTCGATGGAACGGCTACAACCGGTGCCGGATCATCTCCACCGCCACTGCAGGCATAGAGAAAAAACGTCGTCAGGACAATCAGAATACAAGCGGAAAAGGATTTGAGATTGAATGCTCGCATCATACATACTCCTCGTTATAGATGAACAGCGCCGTATTTCTTGATGAGTCGAAACGGCAACAGGGAAAAGATAATCACACTTCATTCATTTTACAAAATTTATGGAATAATCACAACATGTGCCTCTGTTTTCTCAGGTAATATCCCCCAAAGAACTTCCTGAAATATGCCGTGGACAGACCGCCTCAAACCTTTTACTATACTGTTTCCGTAAACCATTTGAACGCTTTTAGCTGTTTGAACCTGATTTGGGAAACAATGGAATACATCGCCGATCTTCATATCCACTCTCCCTTCTCGCGCGCCACCAGTAAACTGAGCGACCTGCCGGGGCTGTATTCCTGGGCGCAGATAAAAGGCATCAATCTTATCGGTACCGGCGACTTCACCCATCCGGGCTGGTTCAGCCGCATCAAGGATCTTCTCGAGCCGGCAGAACCCGGATTCTTCAAACTCAAAGACGAAAACGTCCCGCAGGCGATTCCCGGAACCGCTCCTGAACCGATCCCGGTGCGCTTCGTGCTTTCAGCTGAGATAAGCAGTATTTACAAGAGGCATGACAAGGTGCGAAAGGTCCATAATATCATCTTTGCACCGGATCTTGAGTCGGCGGAACGGATCAATGCAAAACTTGCCTCCATCGGCAATATCGAATCCGACGGCCGGCCGATCCTCGGGCTTGATTCGCGAAATCTCCTTGAAATTGTCCTTGAAAAAGCACCGGAAGGCTTTCTGGTTCCGGCCCATATCTGGACGCCGTGGTTTTCCCTTTTCGGATCAAAATCCGGGTTTGACGCAATTGAAGATTGTTTCGGCGATCTCACC is part of the Pseudomonadota bacterium genome and encodes:
- a CDS encoding SUMF1/EgtB/PvdO family nonheme iron enzyme; translation: MMRAFNLKSFSACILIVLTTFFLYACSGGGDDPAPVVAVPSTPTGLQITWVDDQITVSWDAVTGATSYNLYQATTTGVTKDNYASKAGGTKVSGVTSPIARTGLVAGTTYYFVVTAVNSGGESLSSSEVLTTPLAVPSNVQISWADGQVTVSWNAVSGATSYNLYQATEAGVTRDNFASKASGTMVSGVTSPTTRTGLTNGTPYYFVVTAVNSGGESLSSSQVSAAPLSAPTGFTRAAGNFQVALLWTAVTGATSYNVYYDTTAGVSKSTLNSVNVVTSPYILSSLTNGTPYYLVVTAVNSAGESDESTEIVAIPNPYGFEFVLVPAGVYTMGSPVGELGHDSFDEYEHQVTLTTPFFITATEVTQKQWQDIAMTAPSLDNAGDGFPVENITWDEAAGLLTTLNIQGWGIFRLPTEAEWEYAARAGSTTAFANGEITVTGSGAPDPVLVQIGWYGYNSGNVKKTVASAGVSNAWGIYDMHGNLAELTNDWFVSNLGTDPVLNPTGPGSGSFKAIRGGNFGDESQECRSAHRGGIVAPSTTKNGATGFRIVRDL